In Sphingopyxis sp. 113P3, one DNA window encodes the following:
- the gap gene encoding type I glyceraldehyde-3-phosphate dehydrogenase, whose protein sequence is MAVKVAINGFGRIGRLVARAILERPDCGLELVAINDLADAKANALLFKRDSVHGPFPGEVKAEGDQMFVNGKAIRVTKERDPANLPHGELGVDIALECTGFFTDAESAGKHLSAGAKRVLISAPAKGVDQTVVYGVNHDKLTADHKIVSNASCTTNCLAPVAKVLNDTLGIERGLMTTVHAYTNDQKILDQIHSDMRRARAAGMSIIPTTTGAARAVGEVLPELKGKLDGSAIRVPTPNVSLVDLTFTPKRDTSVEEVNKILKDASEGALKGVLAYSDEPLVSIDYNHCPASSTVDSLETAVLEGKLVRVVSWYDNEWGFSNRMVDTATVIAGLL, encoded by the coding sequence ATGGCAGTGAAAGTCGCAATCAACGGTTTCGGACGTATCGGCCGCCTCGTCGCGCGCGCCATTCTGGAACGCCCCGATTGCGGGCTCGAACTCGTTGCGATCAACGATCTAGCAGACGCGAAGGCCAATGCCCTTCTTTTCAAGCGCGACAGCGTCCACGGGCCTTTCCCCGGCGAGGTAAAGGCCGAGGGCGACCAGATGTTCGTGAACGGCAAGGCGATCCGCGTGACCAAGGAACGCGACCCCGCAAACCTGCCGCACGGCGAACTCGGGGTCGATATTGCACTTGAATGCACCGGCTTCTTCACCGACGCCGAAAGCGCCGGCAAGCACCTTTCTGCCGGTGCGAAGCGCGTCCTCATCTCCGCCCCGGCCAAGGGCGTCGACCAGACCGTTGTCTACGGTGTCAATCACGACAAGCTCACCGCCGATCACAAGATCGTCTCGAACGCGAGCTGCACCACCAATTGCCTCGCGCCTGTCGCGAAGGTGCTCAACGATACGCTCGGGATCGAGCGCGGTCTTATGACGACCGTGCATGCCTACACGAACGACCAGAAGATTCTCGACCAGATCCACAGCGACATGCGCCGCGCGCGCGCAGCCGGCATGTCGATCATCCCGACCACGACGGGCGCGGCGCGCGCGGTCGGCGAAGTGTTGCCCGAACTCAAGGGCAAGCTCGACGGGTCGGCGATCCGCGTTCCAACGCCGAACGTCAGTCTCGTCGACCTCACTTTCACGCCGAAGCGCGACACGAGCGTCGAGGAAGTGAACAAGATCCTCAAGGATGCGTCGGAAGGTGCGCTGAAGGGCGTTCTGGCCTATTCGGATGAGCCGCTCGTCTCGATCGACTATAATCACTGTCCGGCAAGCTCGACCGTCGACAGCCTCGAGACCGCAGTGCTCGAGGGCAAGCTCGTCCGTGTCGTGAGCTGGTACGACAATGAATGGGGTTTCTCGAACCGCATGGTCGACACCGCGACCGTGATTGCGGGGCTCCTCTGA
- a CDS encoding phosphoglycerate kinase translates to MGGFKTLDDIGDVTGKRVLVRVDLNVPMSEGAVADDTRIRAAMPTIRELADKGAIVLLLAHFGRPKGAKNPTQSLSLVIDGVADVLGHSVMFIPDCIGDGAKAGVAVLAAGDVAVLENTRFHAGEELNDPAFADALAEVGDLYVNDAFSAAHRAHGSTEGIAHRLPAYAGRAMEAELKALDAALGNPAHPVAAVVGGAKVSTKIDVLRNLVGRVDHLIIGGGMANTFLAARGVDVGKSLCEHDLVETANAIFDAADKAGCTIHLPYDVVVSKEFAPNPPTRTVNVHEVAADEMILDVGPAAVEALADVLKNCRTLVWNGPLGAFETAPFDAATVALAKTAAALTREGSLISVAGGGDTVAALRHAGVADDFTFVSTAGGAFLEWMEGKPLPGVDALKA, encoded by the coding sequence ATGGGCGGTTTCAAGACCCTCGACGATATCGGTGACGTCACCGGCAAGCGCGTGCTCGTGCGCGTCGATCTCAATGTTCCGATGTCCGAGGGCGCGGTTGCTGACGATACGCGCATCCGCGCGGCGATGCCGACGATTCGCGAACTGGCTGACAAGGGTGCGATCGTCCTCTTGCTCGCCCATTTCGGGCGGCCCAAGGGCGCCAAGAACCCCACCCAGTCCTTGAGCCTCGTGATCGACGGCGTCGCCGATGTGCTCGGTCACTCGGTGATGTTCATTCCCGATTGCATCGGCGACGGCGCCAAGGCGGGAGTGGCAGTGCTCGCCGCGGGCGACGTTGCCGTGCTTGAGAATACGCGCTTCCATGCGGGCGAGGAACTGAATGACCCCGCCTTTGCCGATGCGCTTGCCGAAGTGGGCGATCTTTATGTCAACGATGCCTTCTCGGCGGCGCACCGCGCCCATGGCTCGACCGAAGGCATTGCGCACCGGCTGCCAGCCTATGCAGGGCGCGCGATGGAGGCAGAGCTCAAAGCGCTCGATGCCGCGCTTGGCAATCCCGCGCATCCCGTCGCAGCCGTGGTTGGAGGCGCGAAAGTCTCGACCAAGATCGACGTGCTCCGGAATCTGGTCGGCCGGGTCGACCATCTGATCATCGGCGGCGGAATGGCGAACACTTTCCTTGCAGCGCGCGGGGTCGATGTCGGCAAATCTTTGTGCGAGCATGACCTGGTCGAGACCGCGAATGCGATCTTCGACGCCGCCGACAAGGCGGGCTGCACGATCCATCTGCCCTATGACGTCGTGGTTTCAAAAGAATTTGCGCCCAATCCGCCGACGCGCACAGTCAATGTTCACGAGGTCGCCGCCGACGAGATGATCCTCGATGTCGGCCCGGCGGCGGTCGAGGCGCTCGCCGATGTTCTCAAGAATTGCCGTACACTTGTGTGGAACGGTCCGCTCGGTGCGTTCGAGACAGCCCCGTTCGACGCCGCGACGGTGGCTCTTGCCAAGACGGCCGCGGCGCTGACCCGCGAGGGATCGCTCATTTCGGTCGCGGGCGGCGGCGATACTGTCGCCGCGCTCCGCCATGCCGGCGTCGCCGATGATTTCACTTTTGTTTCGACCGCGGGAGGCGCCTTCCTCGAGTGGATGGAAGGCAAGCCGTTGCCCGGTGTCGATGCGCTGAAAGCATAG